A genomic stretch from Campylobacter lari subsp. concheus includes:
- a CDS encoding bifunctional 3,4-dihydroxy-2-butanone 4-phosphate synthase/GTP cyclohydrolase II: MGYISIEQAIKELQNGKMLVMVDAEDRENEGDLIFPAQFSSQEKINFTITHARGVVCVALSENLAKKFELPLMVPKNTSNHETAFTITVDAKNATTGVSAYERDMTIKIFVDDNAKAGDFVRPGHINPLIAKKGGVLERTGHTEGTVDLCRLAGLKEACVICEIVKDNGDMARRSDLLEFCKKHDINMITISDLIEYRLKNESLISLIKEEDSILAGFKAKKMTFKDHNENEHIAFSFGALKECENVKFYLSGSDFELLTSNKFNELLKQIEFLSQKGGVIIFMKNEKQENTQFKNYGIGAQILRYLKISKIKLLSQNTDKEFIGLKGFGLDITSSDFKA, translated from the coding sequence ATGGGATATATAAGTATAGAACAAGCTATAAAAGAACTTCAAAATGGTAAGATGTTAGTAATGGTAGATGCAGAAGATAGAGAAAATGAAGGGGATTTGATTTTCCCTGCGCAATTTAGCTCACAAGAAAAAATAAATTTTACCATTACTCACGCAAGAGGTGTTGTGTGTGTAGCATTGAGTGAAAATCTGGCTAAAAAATTTGAACTACCTTTAATGGTACCTAAAAATACATCAAATCATGAAACAGCTTTTACTATCACTGTTGATGCAAAAAATGCAACGACAGGAGTAAGTGCTTATGAGAGAGATATGACGATTAAAATTTTTGTTGATGATAATGCAAAGGCAGGTGATTTTGTGCGTCCTGGACATATCAATCCTTTGATAGCAAAAAAAGGTGGGGTTTTAGAAAGAACAGGTCACACTGAGGGAACAGTAGATTTATGTCGCTTAGCAGGATTAAAAGAAGCATGCGTAATATGTGAGATTGTTAAAGATAATGGGGATATGGCTAGAAGAAGTGATTTGCTTGAGTTTTGCAAAAAACACGATATCAATATGATTACTATTTCAGATTTAATCGAGTATCGTTTAAAAAATGAAAGTTTGATTTCTTTAATCAAAGAAGAAGACAGTATTTTAGCGGGTTTTAAAGCTAAAAAAATGACTTTTAAAGATCATAATGAAAATGAACATATAGCTTTTAGTTTTGGTGCTTTGAAAGAATGTGAGAATGTTAAATTTTATCTTAGTGGAAGCGATTTTGAGCTTCTAACTTCTAATAAATTTAATGAATTATTAAAACAGATTGAGTTTTTAAGCCAAAAAGGTGGTGTAATCATTTTCATGAAAAATGAAAAACAAGAAAACACACAATTTAAAAATTACGGCATAGGAGCGCAAATTTTAAGGTATTTAAAAATTTCAAAAATCAAACTTCTAAGTCAAAATACCGATAAAGAATTTATAGGCTTAAAAGGTTTTGGACTTGATATTACAAGCAGTGATTTTAAAGCTTAA
- a CDS encoding helix-turn-helix domain-containing protein, with the protein MNENYLETKEFLFEKYKKMTLSKKEFAEVLGVSSGTIDNLRRKGKIQSMEVSRYVLFSIEEIAKVVSGVKSLK; encoded by the coding sequence ATGAATGAGAACTATTTAGAAACAAAAGAATTTTTGTTTGAGAAGTATAAAAAAATGACTTTAAGCAAAAAAGAATTTGCTGAAGTATTAGGTGTTTCTTCAGGAACTATTGATAATCTAAGAAGAAAAGGTAAAATACAATCTATGGAAGTATCTCGCTATGTATTATTCTCTATTGAAGAAATAGCTAAAGTTGTATCAGGGGTTAAATCTTTAAAATGA